The Thermomonospora amylolytica sequence CAGCCGGTCCAGCGCGGTGCGGATGCCGTCCGCCTGCGGGCCGTCCAGCCCGCCGGCCCGTTCCCGCAGCCCCTTCCAGTAGGGGCTGCCGGCGAGCCGGTGCCGTTCCACCCCGCCGGCCTCGGCGACCTCCCGCATCACGGCGTGCAGCCGGGCCGGGTCGGCCGGCACCTGCCGGTCCCACACCGGCAGCGGCTCCAGCACCAGGATCTCCAGGTCGTTCCAGCGGCCCGCGTAGGCGACCCGCGGCACCCGCAGCGTCCGCAGCGGACGTTCCGCCAGGATCTCCAGCGCGGTCCGCTCGGCCCGCACCAGTTCCCGGGTCAGCGGGTTGAAGCCGATCTTGGCGTACCCGACGGTGACGCCCCGCGGGGTGAGCAGCTGGGCGACGGGCTTGCGGTTGGCCCGGTCGGGCCCCACGTGCAGTCCCATCAGCACGTCCCGGCCCAGCACCTCGCCGAGGTGGTCCTCGATGCCCGAGCCGTCGCCGTACACCCGCAGCCGGTCCCGCAGCAGCGGACCGGCCGCCCCCGACCGCAGGCCCGCCCACAGCGCCCGCGACAGCGTCGCCGCCTTCCGGGAACGGCCCTTGTTGAAGCCCATCACCGCCGCGGCCGCCGCCCGCCGCGGGGCGGGCAGCATCAGCCGGGGCTCCCTGGCGTGCGGGACCAGCAGGTACTCGCGCACCGGCCGCCCGGAGCGCTCCCGGCCGATCGTGACCTGGTGGCCCGGCCACAGCAGGGCCCCGATCTGGTGCAGGTAGCGGACCCGTCCCGAGACCCGTGTGCCGTTGTCGTTCACCTGACGCTCACCCGCGTCTCCCTGTCCTCGACCGTCGGGACCGCCGTCCCGATCCCCTTGCTCCGGGCGGCCCTGGCGGACTTGGCGAGCCCGGTGGGTCCGGTGGGCCTGGCGGGCCCGGCGGGCGGCTTGACCGGCCGCAGGCCGCGCGAATGCTCCGCCCGCGCCCGCTTGAACCGCAGCCACCACTCCGCCCGCTCGGCGGCCATCCGCTCCCGGCGCGCCAGGTCGTTGCGCCACAGCAGCGCGATCGCGATGAACGTCAGGCACAGCGGGGAGCCCGCGGACGGATAGGTGGTGGCGTACCAGAACGACAGCAGCACCACCAGGGACCCGGCGATCCCGATGGCCGAGTCGTCCCGCCGGTACCGCCACATGGCGTGCACGAAGAACCCGAAGTACAGCACCGTGCCGACCAGCCCGTGCGAGATCAGCACCAGCCACAGCTGCCCGGTGCTGCCGATCTGGGCGTTGCCGCACTGCCGGCAGGAGGGGGAGCGGCCGACCGCGATGGACGAGGCGCTGCCGCGCATGGCGCGGCCGGTGCCGTACCCGATGATCGGGGAGCTGCGGGCGGCCTCCACCGACTTGAGCGCCAGCGTGGTGCGGATGCTGTCGCTGTGCCCGTTCTGCAGCCGGGCCTGCACCAGGGAGCCCAGCGGGGTCACCGCGAACGCCGGTATCGCGAGCAGGGCCGCCACCATCAGCGCCCCGATCACCACGATCCTGCCCCGCAGGACCAGCCGCACCGCCACGTACAGCACCGCGATGATCAGCCCGACCCACACGCCGCGGTTCAGCGAGTAGACGATCGGGACCATCGCCACCGCCAGCAGCAGCGCCGTCAGCCACCGGCGGCCCCGGGACCCGTGCGCCCACCAGGCCGCCACCGCCCAGATCAGCAGCACCGACAGGTTGTTGCCCCAGGTGTTGGTGTACTCGAACGGGGCCTTGGGCCGCGGCTCGGGGGCGCTGCCGATGACCTGGTGGAGCTGGGCGACGGCCGGGTGGACCATCTCCTCGATCCACTTGTCGCCGGTGAGCCGCTGCGGCAGCAGCATCTCCAGCGCGGAGGTGAACTCCAGGGTCGGCACCGTCACCCCGGCCAGCCCGCCGACGACCGTCACCACGCCGAGGAACCCCAGCAGCTTGGCCACCGTCAGCTGCGGCATCTCCTGCTCGGTGAGGTTGCCGACGTACAGCAGCATGACGGTGGCCGCCAGGTACAGCAGCAGCCGGTGGGAGTAGCCCATCAGGCCGCCGGAGTCCGGCATGGTGTCCGGCGCGACCATGCCGAGGGCGGTCACCCCGACCAGCACCCACAGCAGGAACAGCAGCCACAGCCCGAACCCGCGCGGCACCCGGATCCGGCCCCGGCGGGCCAGCGCGATCGCCATCGGGAACGCCGCCAGCACCCAGATCACCGAGGTGAGCCCCAGCGCCCACCACAGCGGATAACCCAGGAACAGGGCGTACAGCGGCCAGACGGGCATCCGCCGCAGGCCGGGGAGCGTGCCCCCCTCCAGCGACTGGATGGCCTGCGGGGCCTTGTCGCGATGTCCCGTTACGACCATGGGGCCGGGTCGGCCGGCCGGTCGGCGACCCCGGGCTCAGGCCGCGCGGGGTCGATGTCCGGCGCACCGGGATCGGGCGCGGTGGACGTGGGGTCGCCCGCGGCGGAGCCCTTCCACACGATCGAGTCGCCGGGCTCGGCGGGGTCGGCGACGGGGGAGGTCGGCAGCGCCCGGCGGGCCGGTTTGGTGCGGGCCGCCGGGGCGCGTCCCGGCTGCGCCGCACGGCTCTGCCCGGCCGGGCGGGCCGCCGGGGCGGCGGGCGCGGCGACCTGCTGCTGCACCGGCAGCGCGATCGCGCCGAGCACCGCGGTGCCCATCCGGTCGAGCTGGCGGACGCTGTCGGTGATGTCCTCGTAACGGGCGCGCGGGATCTCCACCGCGATCACGGCGGCGTCGGCCACGTCGGCGACGGCCTGCGCGTCGGCGCTCTCCACCGGGGAGGCGGTCTCCACGATGATGTAGCGGGCGGTCTTGCGCAGCCGGTTGAGCAACTGCTCCATGGCGCTGCGCTGCAGCAGCTCGGCGGCCGCCTCCACGTCCTTGCCGGGCTGGATGACCTGCAGGTTCGGCACCACCGTGGACTCCTGTACGACGGCGCCGGGGCCCTTGCGGCCCAGCAGCACCTCCGCCAGGCCCGGTCCGGGCCGCACTCCCAGCAGCCGGCAGCTGGCGGTGCTGCTCAGGTTGGCCGACAGCAGCAGCACCCGCGACTCGGTACGGGCGAACCCGGCGGCCAGGTTGGCCGCGGCGATGCCGGTGCCCGCGCCGTCGCTGGCCCCGGTGACCAGGATGATGTGGTGGCCGTGGCCGAGCGTGGCGGAGATCAGGTGGCACAGCTGGTTGACCCGCTGGCCGATCCGGCTGCGCGCGTCGTACAGGCCGACCGGGGCGGCCTTGCGGCCGAACGGGGTGGCCAGCAGCACCGGCAGCCCGGTGACCCGCTCGATGTCGGCGGGGTGCCGCACGTGCTTGTCGGTCCGGTCCCGGACCACCGCGCCGAGCAGCCCGATCAGCAGCCCGGCCATCAGCCCGCCCGGCAGGTAGAGCTGGGCCTTGGGGGAGGACGGGTTCCGCGGGGCGTTGGCCTTGGTGATGACGGTGCCGGGGGTCAGGTTGGAGGCCGTGACGTTGGCCTGCGACAGCTGGCCGTTCAGCTTCTCCAGCTCGTCGTTCAGCAGCTGCTGGCGGGTGGCGGCGGTGGACCGCTCGGCCGAGCCGCGCTGCAGCGTCCGGATCCTGGCGTTCAGCTCCTGGATCTCGGCGGTCACCCTGGTGATCCGCTCGTTGATGGTCTGCATGCTCTCGCGCAGCCGGGCCTCGGCGCTGCCGCGCCGGTTGTCCAGGTAGGCCTGCGCGAACGCGTCCGCCCCCGCCCTGGCGGCCTGCGGCGAGTCGCCGGTGTAGGCGATGTCGAGGATGGTGGAGTTCGGCGGAACGGTGACCACGACGTTCTTGGACAGCGCGTTCGCGGACTGCGACGACTTCAGCAGCGCCCTGGCCCGCTCGGCGACCTCGGCGGACCGCACCAGCTGGGCCTCGGTGTCGAGGTTGATGCCGTCGTTGGTGCGTGCGTTGCTGTTGGCGTCCTCCGCGCCGGTGAGGGTGACCTGCACCGACGCCTGCGCCGTGTAGGACTTCGGCATCAGCAGGAAGACCAGCAGCGCGGCCAGGAAGGTGCCGAACGTGCAGGCCGCGATCAACCGCCAGCGACGGCGCAGCATCGCGGCGTAGTCGGTGATCTCGGTCGTGTCCGGCCGGGGTGACGGGTCCATCGGTTGCGCGAACTCCTCGGTCGACGGGGCGCACACGGGCATGGGGGGCGGGCCGGAAAAGTCGAGATTACATTACCTTGACCTTCGTCCGGCGCGGAGGTGAGCGCGTGCTCTCCATCGGGGTGCGGCGCGACCCGCGCGCCGCACCGTGGTCGTCAGCGGGCCGCGGGCGGAGCGCCGTCGGAGCCCGGGGCGGGGTGGGGCCGTTCGGGGGCCTGCACCGGAGCCTGGGCGGGGCTCTGCGCCGTGGGCTGGGCGGGACCCTGCCCAGGGCCGGTCCCCTGGGCGGGAGCGGCGGGCTGCGGGCCGCCGGCCGGCTGCCCGGCCGCGGGCTTCTTCGCCTTGCCGCGCCGGCGCAGCAGCAGGAGCCCGCCGGCGAGGGCCACCACGACCAGCCCGCCCGCGACCAGCGTGATGACCAGGCCGTTGCCGTCCTCGGCCGCGGGGCTGGGCGGGATGACCTTGCCGCCGTTGGCGTGCGGGCCCGGCGCGGAGGTCTCCTGCTTGGCCCTGGCGGCCAGACCGGTCAGGTTGACCAGCGTCTGCGCCGGGTTGGCCCGGCCGGCGGGCCTGGCCTGGGCGGTCAGCCGGGCCACGGTCGCCGGGGTCAGCGCGGTGGAGTGCACCCGCATGGCCGGCCCGGCCTGCAGGATGTAGGTGCCGGAACGGCCGATCGTCTGGGCCACCTGGCGCAGCAGCGCGTCCTGCCCGGCGGCGTCGGCCGGGGCGGCCTTGACCGGCAGCACGATCACGTACACCGGCAGCCGCCCGGAGTCGCGCGCGGTCCGCAGCCGCTCCAGGACGGCGTCGTTGTACCGCCTGCTGTCCGCCTGCGAGTGGACGTACAGGCCCTCGTGTTCCAGCAGCGAGTCGGCGATGGTCTGCGCGTCGGCCACGGGCGCGGCGGCGCGGGCGGGCCCCGACAGCGGGCCGAGCAGCAGGAGCGCGCCGGCGGCGAGCAGCGCCAGGACGCGGCGCGGCGAGATGCGAGACGGGCCGGGATGTTGCTTCACCGAGGTTGATCTCTCTCTTGGCGGCTGATCCGGGGGCATACGTTACTCGCCCGGATCGCCCCTCTCGCGCGGTTCCGGAGAGTGGTGTCAAGTGCGCTTACTTCGGTATCCGATGGGATACATTCCGTGCCCGGGACGGCCGGTGACATCCGGCCCGCGTGTCTGGGGGGCGCCGACGCATGCAGGGGTGCAGCCGGATGGCCGGTGCCGGGGCGGTCGCGCTGATCCTGGCGGCCGGGTGCGGCGGGGACGGCGGCGCGTCGCCGGCCGCCTCGTCGCCCGCGGCGGCGTCCCGGCCCGCCACGGCGCCGCGGTCCGCCGAGGAACGCCTGCGCTGGCGGTTTGACGAGGTGTCCGACCCGGTGGCCGAGGTGGCCGACGACAGCGGCACGGGTCGTTCCGGAACGGTGGTCGCCGTCTCCGGCGGGCGGATCGGGGCGGTGCGGCCCGGGCATGACGGCACGGGCGGGGCGGTGCGGTTCCCGGCCGTGTGCACCGGCGCCGGGACCGGCTGCCCGCACGCGGTGATCCAGGGGCCCGACGATCCGGCGCTGGATCCGGGGACCTCGCCGTTCACGTTCGGCGTGCGGGTCCGGGTGCGGGCCGATGACCTGACGACCGCCCACGGCTCCAACCTGGTGCAGAAGGGCACGTCCCTGACCTCCCAGTGGAAGCTGCAGATCGACGACGCCCGCGGCGGGCGGCCGAGCTGCGTCCTGCGGGCGGCGAACGGCGCGCCGTTCGTGCTGGTCCAGTCGCGGACGGGGGTCGCCGACGGGCGGTGGCACGAGGTGACCTGCCGCCGCACCGCCGGGGAGCTGCGGATCCTGGTGGACGGCGAGGTCACCGGCGCCGGGGCGGTCGCGCCCGGCCTCGCCGTCGCCCCGGCCGGGATGCCGGTGATGGCCGGGGGGACGAACGCCGTGGCCGCCAACGACCAGTTCCACGGGGAACTGGACGAGGTCTTCTTCGCGGCGGGCTGACGCCGTCAGGTGTCCGCGTTCGCCACGGCGTCCTGCCGGGCCCGCGACCCGTGCTCGCCGCCGGAGGCGGAGGCGCCGCGCCGGGGCAGGAAGGGCAGGCCGTGGCGGTGGCGGATCCAGAGCCAGGTGAGGAGGCCGGCGGCGACGGCGCCCAGGATGGTCCAGGCCATCGCGGAGGGGCCGAGGCCGAACATCTTCAGGGCGGAGGCCAGCAGGACCAGGGCCAGTGCCCGGCGGATCAGGCCGCCGGGGGCGCGCGAGGAGATCCGCGAGCCGATGTAGACGCCGGGGATGGAGCCGGCCAGCAGCGCCAGCGTGATGTCCAGGTGGAAGTCGCCGAACAGCAGGTGGCCCAGGGCGGCGGAGATGACCAGCGGCACCGCCTGCAGCAGGTCGGTGCCGACCAGCTGGTTGGCCTTGAGCATGGGGTACAGGGCCAGCAGCGCCACGATGATCAGCGAGCCGGAGCCGACCGAGGTGATCCCGACCACCAGGCCGCCGATCGCGCCGACCAGGGCGGTCCGGACCGGCTTGACCCTGATCTCCGGCGGCGCGACGGCGGCGGGGTCGCCGGGCGGGGCGGTGCGCCGCCGGGCGTCCGGATGGCGGGCCACCCGGTCCACCATGGCCTGGTAGATCCGCACGGTCAGGCCGGCGGCGGCGATGAGCAGGGCGACGCCCATGCAGGTCTGGATGACGTCCTGGACCCGTTCGCCGTCACCGAGGGCCCGGGCGACCAGCACGCCGCAGAACGCCGCCGGCACCGAGCCGACGCACAGCCAGATCACCAGCGGCATGTGGATGGTGCCCTGCC is a genomic window containing:
- a CDS encoding O-antigen ligase family protein gives rise to the protein MVVTGHRDKAPQAIQSLEGGTLPGLRRMPVWPLYALFLGYPLWWALGLTSVIWVLAAFPMAIALARRGRIRVPRGFGLWLLFLLWVLVGVTALGMVAPDTMPDSGGLMGYSHRLLLYLAATVMLLYVGNLTEQEMPQLTVAKLLGFLGVVTVVGGLAGVTVPTLEFTSALEMLLPQRLTGDKWIEEMVHPAVAQLHQVIGSAPEPRPKAPFEYTNTWGNNLSVLLIWAVAAWWAHGSRGRRWLTALLLAVAMVPIVYSLNRGVWVGLIIAVLYVAVRLVLRGRIVVIGALMVAALLAIPAFAVTPLGSLVQARLQNGHSDSIRTTLALKSVEAARSSPIIGYGTGRAMRGSASSIAVGRSPSCRQCGNAQIGSTGQLWLVLISHGLVGTVLYFGFFVHAMWRYRRDDSAIGIAGSLVVLLSFWYATTYPSAGSPLCLTFIAIALLWRNDLARRERMAAERAEWWLRFKRARAEHSRGLRPVKPPAGPARPTGPTGLAKSARAARSKGIGTAVPTVEDRETRVSVR
- a CDS encoding sulfite exporter TauE/SafE family protein, with the translated sequence MHFDYTMALGSFLVAIVVGLTGMGGGALMTPMLVTFFGVSPLTAVSSDLVAAAVMKPVGSAVHYRQGTIHMPLVIWLCVGSVPAAFCGVLVARALGDGERVQDVIQTCMGVALLIAAAGLTVRIYQAMVDRVARHPDARRRTAPPGDPAAVAPPEIRVKPVRTALVGAIGGLVVGITSVGSGSLIIVALLALYPMLKANQLVGTDLLQAVPLVISAALGHLLFGDFHLDITLALLAGSIPGVYIGSRISSRAPGGLIRRALALVLLASALKMFGLGPSAMAWTILGAVAAGLLTWLWIRHRHGLPFLPRRGASASGGEHGSRARQDAVANADT
- a CDS encoding LamG-like jellyroll fold domain-containing protein, with translation MAGAGAVALILAAGCGGDGGASPAASSPAAASRPATAPRSAEERLRWRFDEVSDPVAEVADDSGTGRSGTVVAVSGGRIGAVRPGHDGTGGAVRFPAVCTGAGTGCPHAVIQGPDDPALDPGTSPFTFGVRVRVRADDLTTAHGSNLVQKGTSLTSQWKLQIDDARGGRPSCVLRAANGAPFVLVQSRTGVADGRWHEVTCRRTAGELRILVDGEVTGAGAVAPGLAVAPAGMPVMAGGTNAVAANDQFHGELDEVFFAAG
- a CDS encoding Wzz/FepE/Etk N-terminal domain-containing protein, which translates into the protein MDPSPRPDTTEITDYAAMLRRRWRLIAACTFGTFLAALLVFLLMPKSYTAQASVQVTLTGAEDANSNARTNDGINLDTEAQLVRSAEVAERARALLKSSQSANALSKNVVVTVPPNSTILDIAYTGDSPQAARAGADAFAQAYLDNRRGSAEARLRESMQTINERITRVTAEIQELNARIRTLQRGSAERSTAATRQQLLNDELEKLNGQLSQANVTASNLTPGTVITKANAPRNPSSPKAQLYLPGGLMAGLLIGLLGAVVRDRTDKHVRHPADIERVTGLPVLLATPFGRKAAPVGLYDARSRIGQRVNQLCHLISATLGHGHHIILVTGASDGAGTGIAAANLAAGFARTESRVLLLSANLSSTASCRLLGVRPGPGLAEVLLGRKGPGAVVQESTVVPNLQVIQPGKDVEAAAELLQRSAMEQLLNRLRKTARYIIVETASPVESADAQAVADVADAAVIAVEIPRARYEDITDSVRQLDRMGTAVLGAIALPVQQQVAAPAAPAARPAGQSRAAQPGRAPAARTKPARRALPTSPVADPAEPGDSIVWKGSAAGDPTSTAPDPGAPDIDPARPEPGVADRPADPAPWS